Proteins from a single region of Paenibacillus sp. BIHB 4019:
- a CDS encoding response regulator gives MDILLVDDEPLALENVYEMVPWEQHGFRVAARTTSSLKALELFLKHRPQIVITDISMPHMDGLSLGRKIQEAEPATRLLFLTAYRDFDYVRQALEMKAANYVLKHEISQNRLLGELLRIKEELQSERTRISRSKRSVISDVVLGKEQVNDIDAIEALHPYLEELGGSLAMLYMKTPPVYTLGGETLPERPPLDDDQLKAIENAHAEQCMELQWLSAFTIDEEGLVFILKLPSHQSYLFCWNEVQIFSRWLLNQLQAFKQEAARPNLYMVLQTERNALQSSFRMLSQMSMSGVFQIPGAIIATQIQSNSQLPPAPQRTDEGALFGLLLQSALRRVLQALAEGEAEEAARQLDKLWNEQIEKNQDEKALRYVLRELGRELSGRYQVEMSYALGRSSGEVKAEMLKLIQAAVAARQAYSRWVLKAMEYVRKHYSNSELSLELLSQHLQISSAHLRAVFKKETGQTLSDYITEYRMEKAKELLQRGQYKIYEVSELVGYKSSQYFSQVFKKATSKHPKDYM, from the coding sequence ATGGATATATTACTCGTAGATGATGAGCCGTTGGCTTTAGAAAATGTATATGAAATGGTGCCGTGGGAGCAGCATGGCTTTCGTGTTGCCGCAAGAACGACAAGCAGTTTGAAAGCGCTTGAGCTTTTTTTGAAGCACCGCCCGCAAATTGTCATTACCGATATTTCGATGCCCCATATGGATGGACTGTCGTTGGGACGGAAAATACAGGAGGCTGAGCCGGCGACCCGGTTGCTTTTTCTGACAGCGTATCGTGATTTTGATTATGTGCGGCAGGCTCTGGAAATGAAAGCAGCCAATTATGTGCTGAAGCATGAAATAAGCCAGAACCGTCTGCTCGGCGAGCTGCTGCGCATTAAAGAGGAGCTGCAATCAGAGCGCACGAGGATAAGCCGATCAAAGCGCAGTGTCATTTCGGATGTTGTGCTGGGCAAAGAGCAAGTGAACGATATCGATGCCATTGAGGCTCTGCATCCTTATCTGGAGGAGCTGGGAGGTTCGCTTGCCATGCTGTATATGAAAACTCCCCCTGTTTACACGTTAGGAGGAGAGACGCTGCCTGAACGGCCTCCGCTAGATGATGATCAGCTAAAAGCTATAGAAAATGCGCATGCGGAGCAGTGCATGGAGCTGCAGTGGCTGTCTGCTTTTACAATTGATGAGGAAGGCCTGGTATTTATCCTTAAGCTGCCTAGCCATCAAAGCTATTTATTTTGTTGGAATGAGGTGCAGATTTTTTCGCGTTGGCTGCTAAATCAACTGCAAGCGTTTAAACAGGAGGCTGCAAGACCGAATCTGTATATGGTGCTGCAAACCGAGCGAAATGCACTGCAGAGCAGCTTCCGCATGCTGAGCCAAATGTCTATGAGCGGTGTTTTTCAGATTCCGGGTGCCATCATAGCGACTCAAATACAATCGAATTCTCAGCTTCCGCCAGCTCCGCAGCGCACAGACGAGGGGGCTTTATTTGGGCTGCTGTTGCAATCGGCGTTAAGGAGGGTGCTTCAGGCGCTTGCGGAAGGAGAGGCAGAAGAGGCTGCGCGCCAGCTGGACAAGCTTTGGAACGAGCAAATTGAGAAAAATCAAGATGAGAAGGCGCTTCGCTATGTTTTGCGGGAGCTGGGGCGTGAGCTGAGCGGGCGTTACCAAGTGGAGATGAGCTATGCTTTAGGACGCAGCAGCGGAGAGGTTAAAGCCGAAATGCTAAAGCTCATTCAGGCAGCTGTAGCTGCAAGGCAGGCTTACTCTCGCTGGGTGCTAAAGGCTATGGAGTATGTGCGAAAGCATTACAGTAATTCTGAGCTGTCACTGGAGCTGCTCTCTCAGCATTTGCAAATTAGCAGCGCTCATTTGCGGGCTGTGTTCAAGAAAGAGACGGGACAGACCCTCTCGGATTATATAACCGAATACCGGATGGAGAAAGCGAAGGAACTGCTCCAGCGGGGGCAATATAAAATTTATGAGGTGTCGGAGTTGGTCGGCTACAAATCAAGCCAATATTTTTCCCAAGTGTTCAAGAAGGCAACCTCCAAGCATCCGAAAGATTACATGTAG
- a CDS encoding sugar ABC transporter permease, with product MKALTKHKWPYLFVAPYFLSYAVFGLFPLLFTLYISFTNWDLFGNHDFVGLDNYKQLFLHDTYFWKSLGNVLIYLVAYLPALIIVGMLCASLIESKFIRRKGFFRLGIFTPYMTTPVAIGIIFAMVFDWQGGMLNNFLVQIGLISEKINWMGEPDTARWIIILMMFWKNLGYFIMFYCAGMASVEPSVYEAAVVDGASPKDVFLHITIPLLKPINLFLIITSIIGGLQLVEEPMLMFSGWASGSALVGGPEGSAFTPIWYMFDAAFNGSSFKYGKGAAIAYSTFLFIALFSLAGIKWLNRKES from the coding sequence ATGAAAGCATTAACGAAACATAAATGGCCGTATCTGTTTGTGGCTCCGTATTTTTTAAGCTATGCCGTATTCGGCTTGTTCCCGCTATTGTTCACGCTGTATATCAGCTTTACGAACTGGGATTTGTTCGGCAACCATGATTTTGTTGGATTGGACAACTATAAGCAATTATTTTTGCATGACACTTACTTTTGGAAATCACTCGGTAATGTACTCATTTATTTAGTGGCGTATTTGCCTGCGCTTATTATTGTGGGCATGCTGTGTGCAAGCCTGATTGAAAGCAAATTTATCCGCCGCAAAGGTTTTTTTCGTCTGGGCATTTTCACCCCTTATATGACGACTCCGGTCGCGATTGGCATCATTTTTGCCATGGTATTCGATTGGCAGGGCGGGATGCTGAACAATTTTCTCGTCCAAATTGGCCTCATCAGTGAAAAAATCAACTGGATGGGCGAGCCGGATACAGCGAGATGGATCATTATTTTAATGATGTTTTGGAAAAACTTAGGTTATTTCATTATGTTCTATTGCGCGGGCATGGCGAGTGTGGAGCCTTCGGTTTATGAGGCGGCTGTTGTAGACGGCGCTTCGCCAAAGGATGTATTTTTGCACATTACGATTCCGCTGCTTAAACCAATCAATCTCTTCTTGATTATTACTTCGATCATCGGGGGCTTGCAGCTCGTTGAGGAGCCGATGCTGATGTTCAGCGGTTGGGCTTCGGGCTCGGCGCTCGTCGGCGGTCCAGAGGGCTCAGCGTTTACGCCAATCTGGTACATGTTCGATGCCGCGTTCAACGGCTCGTCCTTTAAATATGGCAAGGGAGCAGCGATCGCGTATTCGACCTTCCTGTTTATCGCCTTGTTCTCACTAGCCGGCATCAAATGGCTGAATCGGAAGGAGAGCTAG
- a CDS encoding extracellular solute-binding protein produces the protein MQSKMRKKPWAMMLSLVIVLALLAGCGSNSGGSDKGAQEGAAADSGTITMWGWNKAFYEPTVEAFSKKYPNIKINFVEVAAKDYLKKIQTSVAAGGDLPDIIWGEAGFRGALFALNILDDLGGAPYNFEKSLLLDAVVPQLQNDKGQLVSMEWSVSPGAMAYKRDLAKQYFGTDDPDELAAMFPNWEAFIAKGKELKEKSGGKTAMLAGMMDAYTIVYPQYPEQFIKGDEVDTNGVTSIFSTLENIRNADITAKLDMWSPTWNASYAQDNVLFYPAANWTPKFVIEPNDKSSDGRWGLMVPPGGAYSYGGTSLGIWKDSKNKEISWKFLEWFVASKEGGELNMKIDESLVPLKSLFEDKALFSSGANSYYGGQDLGLFWTEKVLPAMKTKPYTRFDQDIYNASSLAMQTYTKDPSYTAAQALENWKQELQKNHPEIQFK, from the coding sequence ATGCAAAGCAAAATGAGAAAAAAACCTTGGGCGATGATGCTGTCGCTCGTTATCGTGCTGGCCTTGCTGGCAGGCTGTGGCTCAAACAGCGGCGGCTCGGATAAGGGAGCGCAGGAAGGCGCAGCAGCGGATTCCGGCACCATTACGATGTGGGGCTGGAACAAAGCGTTTTATGAGCCGACAGTTGAAGCTTTTAGCAAAAAATATCCAAATATTAAAATCAATTTCGTAGAGGTTGCGGCCAAGGACTACTTGAAAAAGATTCAAACGTCCGTTGCGGCTGGCGGCGATCTGCCTGATATTATTTGGGGCGAGGCTGGCTTCCGCGGCGCATTGTTCGCTCTAAATATTCTCGATGATCTGGGCGGAGCACCGTACAATTTCGAAAAGTCATTGCTGCTTGATGCGGTAGTGCCTCAGCTGCAAAATGACAAAGGACAGCTCGTATCGATGGAGTGGTCGGTATCACCGGGGGCGATGGCTTATAAGCGTGATTTGGCGAAGCAATATTTTGGAACAGATGATCCGGATGAGCTGGCAGCCATGTTCCCGAATTGGGAGGCATTCATTGCCAAAGGCAAAGAGCTTAAAGAGAAAAGCGGCGGCAAAACAGCGATGCTTGCTGGCATGATGGATGCTTACACGATTGTGTATCCGCAATATCCCGAGCAATTCATTAAAGGCGATGAAGTGGATACGAATGGCGTAACATCGATTTTCTCCACGCTTGAAAATATTCGCAATGCCGATATTACAGCGAAGCTGGATATGTGGTCGCCGACATGGAACGCGTCGTATGCGCAAGACAATGTTTTGTTCTATCCGGCTGCGAACTGGACGCCGAAATTCGTTATTGAGCCAAATGACAAAAGCAGCGATGGCAGATGGGGGCTGATGGTTCCGCCAGGCGGCGCTTACAGCTATGGCGGAACATCGCTCGGCATTTGGAAAGATTCGAAAAACAAAGAAATTTCATGGAAGTTCTTAGAGTGGTTTGTAGCAAGCAAAGAGGGCGGCGAGTTAAACATGAAAATCGATGAATCATTAGTGCCGCTCAAGTCGTTGTTTGAAGATAAAGCGTTGTTCTCTTCTGGAGCAAACTCCTATTATGGCGGTCAAGACTTGGGGCTGTTCTGGACAGAAAAAGTGCTTCCGGCTATGAAGACGAAGCCTTATACGAGATTCGACCAAGATATTTATAATGCTTCTTCCTTGGCTATGCAGACGTATACGAAGGACCCTTCTTATACCGCAGCGCAGGCGCTTGAGAACTGGAAGCAGGAATTGCAGAAAAATCACCCGGAAATCCAGTTTAAATAG
- a CDS encoding S-layer homology domain-containing protein, whose product MRIKHKFVMISATALLALSFAGQSFAASTPFTDVNQSYVKDKIASLQERGIVKGVSNDEFKPDASITAAQGIQLIVNALNLNIDNIRFFKAPLATDYFAKASNDAWYADALIIAANNGLELPADLDPAKPWTKEEFIQYLMKAAEVTNNLPLINIKPLEFADEADLDVQYQGAVQRALVLKIADLDAEGKLNPKEEISRAEAAVLTYNVLEYIAAHPAPAPAPVEPETGASE is encoded by the coding sequence ATGAGAATTAAACATAAATTTGTGATGATATCCGCTACTGCCCTGCTGGCGCTGTCTTTTGCTGGCCAAAGCTTCGCGGCTTCCACTCCGTTCACCGACGTCAATCAGTCTTATGTTAAAGATAAAATCGCTTCATTACAGGAAAGGGGAATCGTTAAAGGCGTGAGTAACGACGAGTTTAAACCGGATGCATCCATCACAGCTGCCCAAGGCATTCAATTGATTGTGAATGCACTGAATTTGAATATCGATAACATTAGATTTTTCAAAGCGCCGTTAGCGACCGACTACTTCGCTAAGGCTAGCAATGACGCCTGGTATGCAGACGCTTTAATCATTGCCGCGAATAATGGACTTGAGCTGCCAGCCGATCTCGACCCCGCCAAGCCATGGACAAAAGAGGAGTTTATCCAATATTTGATGAAGGCTGCCGAAGTTACGAACAATCTGCCGCTCATCAACATTAAGCCTTTGGAATTTGCCGATGAAGCCGATCTGGACGTACAGTATCAAGGAGCTGTTCAACGGGCGCTTGTGTTGAAAATCGCGGATCTTGATGCGGAAGGCAAGCTCAATCCAAAGGAGGAAATTTCCCGCGCCGAAGCAGCGGTTTTGACCTATAATGTGCTGGAGTATATTGCTGCGCATCCTGCTCCTGCTCCTGCTCCAGTCGAGCCGGAAACGGGAGCTTCCGAGTAG
- a CDS encoding DUF4127 family protein, with the protein MKKVLYIPLDDRPANLDDIILQGKAAGIQVIVPPVGDIRNRLDSHMTTDGTLVTGTSGPTFGKPEHIRRFIFHHASKVDGFIISLDMLVYGGLIGSRRLRATAEGTYPAYDSQTAELLDVIREVKQAYPYKPVYVLDTIMRLASTVFVDGLAMPAYTETRTLMQKPRKPETELLAILNGYDIQPDGTNFPDTVYVDKEQYYNAKRHKLTTTYYMLDQLAREGYIDFVAIGVDDAYIDGIQANEIAFVEERINEWLGGTDGQNPERAIILPDADGLGHSLLARMAKKLYCVNGKPRFAIRYFGPDGRTIVNPYEYMDVHQNLLRHIDIVGGEAVDSGEGSESDMEIIAITAVDQAGNAVSREAENAANMRPTIVIDFTGGGAANAVVTTALLGSKYTGSLLGYSGWNTAGNKIGMALGMAHSRYACLTMETHAAVLDTAMDAHGSLLFKRFLKDYYYKVVTIAEVRTESRGRSPYTNVTADQNMRLFNSASDFELLTALLQGRMQTNTTTLAQQTAFGIGSASPACAIRQIRDGRWSLAPYTRVVLKQDNPKFIWDRAFEITLEPVVSLRRMQAYC; encoded by the coding sequence ATGAAAAAGGTATTATACATTCCGCTCGACGACCGTCCAGCGAATTTGGACGATATTATTTTGCAAGGCAAAGCCGCTGGTATTCAAGTGATTGTGCCGCCAGTAGGAGATATTCGCAACCGCCTCGATTCCCACATGACGACAGACGGAACGCTTGTGACCGGTACCTCTGGCCCGACGTTCGGCAAGCCGGAGCATATTCGCCGTTTTATTTTTCATCATGCTTCCAAGGTGGACGGTTTTATTATCTCTCTGGATATGCTTGTATACGGCGGGCTTATTGGGAGCAGGCGCTTGCGCGCTACTGCTGAAGGCACGTATCCTGCATATGACTCGCAGACGGCTGAGCTGCTTGATGTCATTCGCGAGGTCAAGCAGGCTTATCCGTATAAGCCTGTTTATGTGCTCGATACGATTATGCGGCTTGCATCTACCGTCTTCGTAGACGGTCTGGCGATGCCAGCCTATACCGAGACGCGTACGCTCATGCAGAAGCCGCGTAAGCCGGAGACGGAGCTGCTGGCTATTTTGAATGGCTATGATATTCAGCCGGATGGCACGAACTTCCCTGATACCGTTTATGTGGATAAGGAGCAATATTATAATGCGAAGCGCCATAAATTGACGACGACGTATTACATGCTGGATCAGCTCGCACGGGAGGGCTACATCGATTTTGTTGCTATTGGCGTTGACGATGCTTATATTGATGGAATTCAGGCGAATGAGATCGCCTTTGTGGAAGAGCGGATTAATGAGTGGCTGGGCGGCACAGATGGACAAAATCCGGAAAGGGCTATTATTTTGCCGGATGCTGATGGATTAGGACATTCCTTGCTGGCTCGCATGGCAAAAAAACTATATTGTGTGAACGGCAAGCCGCGCTTTGCAATCCGTTATTTTGGCCCGGATGGCCGGACGATTGTGAATCCCTATGAATATATGGATGTACACCAAAACCTGCTGCGCCATATCGATATTGTGGGCGGGGAAGCGGTGGACAGCGGCGAAGGCAGCGAGAGCGATATGGAAATCATTGCGATTACGGCGGTTGACCAAGCGGGTAATGCGGTGAGCCGTGAGGCTGAAAATGCGGCGAATATGCGGCCGACGATTGTGATTGATTTTACAGGCGGCGGCGCGGCTAATGCGGTCGTTACGACGGCGCTGCTAGGCAGCAAATACACGGGCAGCCTGCTTGGCTATAGCGGCTGGAATACGGCCGGCAATAAAATCGGCATGGCACTTGGCATGGCTCATTCACGTTATGCCTGCCTGACGATGGAGACGCATGCGGCTGTGCTCGATACGGCTATGGATGCACACGGCTCGCTGCTGTTCAAGCGTTTTCTGAAGGACTATTATTATAAGGTTGTTACAATCGCGGAAGTACGCACGGAGTCTCGCGGGCGCTCGCCATATACGAATGTGACAGCGGATCAAAATATGCGGCTGTTCAATTCCGCCAGCGACTTTGAGCTGTTGACTGCGCTTTTGCAGGGCCGAATGCAGACAAATACGACAACTCTTGCCCAGCAAACGGCTTTCGGCATCGGCTCAGCGTCCCCCGCCTGCGCGATCCGTCAAATCCGTGATGGAAGGTGGTCGCTTGCTCCATATACCCGTGTCGTTTTGAAGCAGGATAATCCAAAATTCATTTGGGATCGCGCTTTTGAAATTACGCTGGAGCCCGTTGTGTCCTTGCGAAGAATGCAGGCTTATTGCTAA
- a CDS encoding carbohydrate ABC transporter permease, with protein sequence MRISKWSVIIVLSLTTILFLLPFYIMVVMGTYYSEDLFKQLPLLPGSYFTQNLKTVLSGDFLLNYWNSFYVAVLFTAISVVMSSITGYAFGKFKFPGKRVLYLVILCTMMVPGQLGLIAFVMEMKFFHLNNTHIPLLLAALNNAFGVFFMTQFSESSVPTEVIESARIDGCGELTIFFRIVTPFLMPALSTLGLLAFLGSWNNYLLPLVTLNEPSLYTLPLGIANLSTMFRTDYSASILGLTLGTLPLIIIFMFGSKTLVKGLTGGAVKG encoded by the coding sequence ATGAGAATATCCAAATGGTCCGTCATCATCGTATTGTCTCTGACAACGATTCTGTTCCTGCTTCCGTTCTACATCATGGTCGTCATGGGGACGTATTACTCCGAGGATTTGTTTAAGCAGCTTCCCCTGCTGCCCGGCAGCTATTTTACCCAAAATTTAAAAACGGTGCTGTCCGGCGATTTTCTGCTTAATTACTGGAACAGCTTTTATGTTGCCGTACTTTTTACTGCCATTTCGGTAGTCATGTCGTCCATTACGGGTTATGCCTTCGGCAAATTCAAGTTTCCAGGAAAAAGAGTGCTGTACCTCGTCATTCTTTGTACGATGATGGTACCTGGCCAGCTTGGCCTCATAGCGTTTGTTATGGAAATGAAGTTTTTCCATCTGAACAATACGCATATTCCTTTGCTCCTCGCGGCGCTAAACAATGCGTTCGGCGTGTTTTTCATGACGCAGTTCAGTGAATCCAGCGTACCGACCGAGGTCATCGAAAGCGCACGGATTGACGGCTGTGGCGAGCTGACGATATTTTTCCGGATCGTAACGCCATTCCTGATGCCTGCGCTCAGCACACTGGGGCTGCTTGCTTTTCTCGGCTCATGGAACAACTATTTGCTGCCGCTCGTTACGCTAAACGAGCCGTCGTTGTACACGCTGCCGCTGGGTATCGCGAATTTATCGACGATGTTCCGAACCGATTATTCGGCTAGTATATTGGGTCTGACGCTGGGCACGCTGCCGCTCATTATTATTTTTATGTTTGGTTCAAAAACGCTGGTTAAAGGCTTGACCGGCGGTGCGGTAAAAGGGTAG
- a CDS encoding sensor histidine kinase, whose product MKRRIKYKILGSVIIIVTLSLTACGLLAFGYFYSLLERQTVHDGEIHLQQTEVQMNQLIDDIRKYSANMANDEMIQRFIAKTHYDSIYSELSAYSDVVQQLRKFNVLRDYLDSSAIVRSDGKVFMSSLSFDSYYQEELNKPWFQDAIKPSVKSGFTAPHNSPLSEGKQVISFFIRVNESAGGGILLLNIKQEAFTSILDYLELSFDRYAWVSGGTSFLQNYGFGAEEHAIIFDQASQALPEKVEQKGFYLSKSLQNADWSIITFISRDRFYDSIQTASVYFFVFIAICIVLCFLMFTPIISSMTRPISSMSRAMKQVSLGNYNVQLNFNSGDELMVLKNGFESMTHSIKRQMEEQREQEKWKRRMSAELLFAQINPHFIYNTLNTVVYLSRKRRFEAIESMVESFIGIMQDAVHVGGHDLYTTLAKEKGLIEHYATIQQYRYAGRFELEWDVPEELLEVWIPRSLLQPLVENAIFHGLSEMEGGGLIRIGARREADTLLLAVTDNGIGMDAGVLEGLLRDQDAELIQAASGRGTKNIGIRNIQQRIRYLCGETYGLEMGSANRAGTELVLRLPFTSEHPAL is encoded by the coding sequence GTGAAGCGCAGAATTAAATATAAAATTTTAGGCAGCGTTATTATTATTGTCACTTTATCTTTGACGGCGTGCGGGCTGCTGGCATTCGGGTATTTTTATTCGCTGCTGGAGCGGCAAACGGTCCACGACGGCGAAATTCATCTACAGCAGACTGAGGTGCAGATGAATCAGCTCATTGACGACATTCGCAAATATTCCGCCAATATGGCGAATGATGAGATGATTCAGCGTTTTATTGCCAAGACGCACTATGATTCGATTTACAGCGAGCTTTCCGCTTATTCGGATGTCGTGCAGCAGCTCCGAAAGTTTAATGTGCTAAGAGATTATTTAGATTCCTCTGCCATTGTCCGCTCGGACGGCAAAGTATTCATGTCCTCTCTTTCCTTCGATTCCTATTACCAGGAAGAGCTGAATAAGCCGTGGTTCCAGGATGCGATCAAGCCGTCCGTTAAAAGCGGCTTCACCGCGCCCCATAATTCCCCGCTATCTGAGGGCAAGCAGGTCATCAGCTTTTTTATCCGGGTCAATGAATCCGCGGGCGGCGGCATCCTGCTGCTTAATATTAAACAAGAGGCTTTTACGAGCATTTTGGATTATTTGGAGCTGAGCTTTGACCGCTATGCCTGGGTGAGCGGCGGAACGAGCTTTTTGCAAAACTATGGCTTCGGCGCTGAGGAGCATGCCATTATTTTTGATCAGGCAAGCCAGGCGCTTCCCGAGAAGGTAGAGCAGAAGGGCTTTTATTTGAGCAAAAGCTTGCAAAATGCGGATTGGTCTATCATTACCTTTATTTCGCGTGACCGCTTTTATGATTCGATTCAGACGGCGAGCGTTTATTTTTTCGTGTTCATTGCGATATGTATCGTGCTTTGCTTCCTCATGTTTACGCCGATTATATCGAGCATGACACGTCCGATCTCGTCGATGTCGCGGGCGATGAAGCAGGTGTCGCTGGGCAATTATAATGTGCAGCTTAATTTCAACAGCGGGGATGAGCTGATGGTTTTGAAAAATGGGTTCGAATCGATGACACACAGCATTAAACGGCAAATGGAGGAGCAGCGGGAGCAGGAAAAATGGAAACGGCGCATGTCCGCCGAGCTGCTTTTTGCCCAAATTAATCCCCATTTTATATACAACACGCTGAATACCGTCGTTTATTTGTCGCGCAAGCGTCGCTTTGAGGCAATCGAAAGCATGGTGGAGTCATTTATCGGCATTATGCAGGATGCCGTCCATGTCGGCGGGCATGACCTGTATACGACACTTGCCAAAGAAAAGGGATTAATCGAGCATTATGCTACGATTCAGCAATATCGTTATGCGGGGCGCTTTGAGCTGGAGTGGGATGTCCCGGAAGAGCTGCTTGAGGTGTGGATTCCACGGAGCCTGCTGCAGCCATTGGTGGAAAATGCAATCTTTCATGGTTTGTCGGAAATGGAAGGCGGCGGCTTAATTCGAATTGGGGCGAGGCGAGAGGCGGACACGCTGCTGCTTGCAGTAACGGACAATGGCATCGGGATGGATGCGGGGGTATTAGAAGGATTGCTACGTGATCAGGATGCGGAGCTTATACAAGCAGCAAGCGGCAGAGGGACAAAAAACATCGGTATTCGCAACATTCAGCAGCGCATCCGTTACTTATGTGGAGAGACCTATGGGCTAGAAATGGGAAGTGCGAATCGTGCGGGAACGGAGTTAGTCCTTCGTTTGCCTTTCACCAGCGAGCATCCAGCGTTGTAG
- a CDS encoding beta-galactosidase: MLKDQKKYEGGQFLLGVCYYPEHWDRVMWQKDFRRMVEMGFNVVRMGETAWNVMEPEEGRYQFEMFDEAIEMAAAEGLKVILGTPTYAPPAWLTTKYPEVLRVDFRGVRMEHGSRRHYNYTAPIYLRLCAGIVTMMAERYKGHDAVIGWQIDNELNCHSDVSFAESDHKAFRQWCKEKYKDSLDVLNAAWGTAFWAQTYNAWEQIHLPRPTVTYHSPSQLLDFYLFTSDSTIRFAELQYEILKRLLPEEQFITHNGLFGNIDNYELTARTVDFMSYDSYPAFQLMRTDLQYPHKDRLSGKQLSRVRGLSSKFTVLEQQAGPGGQIGNVLNNDRGDYLQATPKPGQMRLWTWQSIAHGADGVLYFRWRTCPYGAESLWHGLNLYGDQPHWRLEEAKRVAKETRMLEDVIIGTDVVAKAAIMYDYANDSNVKIERYIGFDYWNSEEQVYLALSERHLAADMLSKQNLAEAQALSQYELLFYVNAQLLTTEDAEKLRIYVEQGGTLVLGPRSGYKDRHNQAYMEPFPGVLRELAGVSVSDFTMLNPGETNGLSFTNGGGQSPAHVFNEILEPAADAFGNVEIAATYMDDYYAGQPAVTIRKLGKGKVVYFGTFFTRESTSKLLDSLQIADPLEQWAHIPEAIEVVSRQGAAGLYYMLLNYSSQPVAMHLKRELTERISGHPLVGDIVIRPYDVWILQA, translated from the coding sequence ATGTTGAAGGATCAGAAAAAATACGAAGGCGGACAGTTTTTGCTTGGTGTTTGCTATTACCCGGAGCATTGGGACCGTGTAATGTGGCAGAAGGATTTTCGCCGGATGGTGGAAATGGGCTTTAATGTCGTGCGTATGGGCGAAACCGCTTGGAATGTGATGGAGCCGGAAGAAGGCCGCTATCAGTTCGAAATGTTCGACGAGGCAATTGAAATGGCTGCTGCTGAAGGGCTTAAAGTCATCCTCGGCACGCCAACCTATGCGCCCCCGGCGTGGCTCACAACAAAATATCCCGAGGTGCTGCGCGTAGATTTTCGCGGTGTGCGGATGGAGCATGGCTCCAGAAGGCACTACAACTACACAGCGCCGATCTATTTGCGTCTCTGCGCTGGCATTGTCACGATGATGGCGGAGCGTTACAAAGGGCATGATGCAGTCATTGGCTGGCAAATTGACAATGAGCTGAACTGCCATTCAGATGTCAGCTTTGCTGAGAGCGATCATAAGGCTTTCCGTCAGTGGTGCAAGGAGAAATACAAGGATAGCTTGGATGTGCTGAATGCGGCTTGGGGAACGGCATTCTGGGCTCAGACCTACAATGCGTGGGAGCAAATTCATTTGCCAAGGCCAACGGTGACCTACCATAGCCCAAGCCAACTGCTCGATTTTTATTTATTTACATCGGACTCAACGATTCGATTTGCAGAGCTGCAATATGAAATTTTGAAGCGCCTGCTGCCTGAGGAGCAATTCATTACCCATAATGGATTGTTCGGCAATATTGATAATTATGAGCTGACGGCTCGCACCGTTGATTTTATGTCCTATGATTCATATCCGGCGTTCCAACTCATGCGCACAGATTTGCAATATCCGCATAAGGATCGGCTTAGCGGCAAGCAGCTTAGCAGGGTGCGGGGGTTGTCTTCCAAGTTTACGGTACTGGAGCAGCAGGCGGGACCGGGCGGGCAGATCGGGAATGTGCTGAACAACGACCGGGGTGATTATTTGCAGGCGACGCCAAAGCCCGGGCAGATGCGGCTGTGGACGTGGCAGTCGATTGCCCATGGCGCAGACGGCGTGCTTTATTTCCGCTGGCGGACATGTCCTTATGGGGCAGAATCGCTCTGGCATGGGCTTAATTTGTATGGCGATCAGCCGCATTGGCGGCTGGAGGAAGCGAAGCGGGTGGCGAAGGAAACACGGATGCTAGAGGACGTTATTATCGGTACTGATGTGGTGGCGAAAGCAGCCATTATGTATGACTATGCGAACGATAGCAATGTGAAAATAGAGCGTTATATTGGCTTTGATTATTGGAATAGCGAAGAGCAGGTTTATTTGGCGCTTTCGGAGCGTCATTTGGCTGCGGACATGTTATCCAAGCAAAATTTGGCGGAGGCCCAAGCTCTGAGCCAATATGAGTTGCTGTTTTATGTTAATGCACAACTGCTGACCACGGAAGATGCCGAGAAGTTGCGTATATATGTGGAGCAAGGCGGAACGCTCGTGCTTGGACCGAGAAGCGGCTATAAGGATAGGCATAATCAGGCTTATATGGAGCCATTTCCAGGTGTGCTCCGCGAGCTTGCTGGCGTGAGCGTAAGCGATTTTACGATGCTGAACCCGGGCGAGACGAATGGATTGTCCTTCACAAATGGCGGAGGTCAGAGTCCAGCCCATGTATTTAACGAAATACTGGAGCCTGCTGCCGATGCGTTTGGCAACGTGGAAATTGCGGCCACATATATGGACGATTATTACGCGGGACAGCCTGCGGTTACAATCAGAAAGCTAGGTAAAGGCAAGGTTGTTTATTTCGGTACATTCTTTACACGCGAGAGCACGAGCAAGCTGCTTGATTCGCTGCAAATCGCCGATCCGCTGGAGCAATGGGCTCATATTCCGGAAGCGATTGAGGTTGTGTCGCGCCAAGGAGCAGCAGGCCTTTACTATATGCTGTTGAACTATTCTTCACAGCCCGTGGCCATGCATTTGAAACGCGAGCTGACGGAGCGGATTTCTGGTCATCCGCTTGTTGGTGATATAGTGATTAGACCGTATGATGTTTGGATTTTGCAAGCCTAG